In one window of Microtus pennsylvanicus isolate mMicPen1 chromosome 2, mMicPen1.hap1, whole genome shotgun sequence DNA:
- the Srsf6 gene encoding serine/arginine-rich splicing factor 6 — protein MPRVYIGRLSYNVREKDIQRFFSGYGRLLEIDLKNGYGFVEFEDSRDADDAVYELNSKELCGERVIVEHARGPRRDRDGYSYGSRSGGGGYSSRRTSGRDKYGPPVRTEFRLIVENLSSRCSWQDLKDFMRQAGEVTYADAHKERTNEGVIEFRSYSDMKRALDKLDGTEINGRNIRLIEDKPRTSHRRSYSGSRSRSRSRRRSRSRSRRSSRSRSRSISKSRSRSRSRSKGRSRSRSKGRKSRSKSKSKPKSDRGSHSHSRSRSKDEYGKSRSRSRSRSPKENGKGDIKSKSRSRSQSRSHSPLPAPPSKARSVSPPPKRASRSRSRSRSRSRSSSRD, from the exons ATGCCGCGCGTCTACATAGGACGCCTGAGCTACAATGTCCGCGAGAAGGACATCCAACGCTTTTTCAGCGGCTACGGCCGCCTCCTCGAAATCGACCTCAAAAATGG GTACGGTTTCGTGGAGTTCGAGGACTCCCGCGACGCCGACGACGCCGTTTACGAGCTGAACAGCAAGGAGCTGTGCGGCGAGCGCGTGATCGTAGAGCACGCCCGGGGCCCGCGCCGCGACCGCGATGGCTACAGCTACGGAAGCCGCA gtggtggaggtggataCAGCAGTCGGAGAACTTCTGGCAGAGACAAATATGGACCACCTGTTCGTACAGAATTCAGGCTTATTGTAGAAAATTTGTCTAGTCGTTGCAGTTGGCAAGACTTAAAG GATTTCATGCGGCAAGCAGGAGAGGTGACTTATGCAGATGCTCACAAAGAACGCACAAATGAGGGTGTAATTGAATTTAGATCCTACTCTGACATGAAGCGTGCTTTGGATAAACTGGATGGCACAGAAATAAATGGCAGAAATATTAGGCTTATTGAAGATAAGCCACGAACAAGCCATAGACGCTCTTACTCTGGAAGTAGATCCAG ATCACGCTCTAGAAGAAGGTCACGGAGTAGGAGTCGCAGGAGCAGCCGCAGTAGATCTCGAAGTATCTCAAAAAGTCGCTCCCG atCTAGGTCGCGGAGCAAAGGTCGATCCCGATCCCGCTCAAAAGGCAGGAAATCCAGATCAAAGAGCAAATCTAAGCCTAAATCTGATCGGGGTTCCCACTCACATTCAAGAAGCAGATCTAAGGATGAGTATGGGAAGTCCCGAAGTAGGTCACGTTCTCGGTCCcccaaagaaaatggaaaaggagatATAAAGTCAAAATCCAGATCCCGGAGCCAGTCTCGATCCCATTCACCTCTGCCTGCTCCACCTTCAAAGGCCCGTTCTGTGTCCCCTCCACCAAAAAGAGCTTCCAGGTCCCGTTCTAGATCTCGTTCAAGGTCCAGATCAAGTTCCAGAGATTAA